From the Paenibacillus sp. FSL H8-0548 genome, one window contains:
- a CDS encoding glycoside hydrolase family 125 protein, giving the protein MEQFRLPKISMPELPLPQSVHDVLKEAEQKLAHRPKLLQLFKNCFPNTLETTTKLMDDGTTFVITGDIPAMWLRDSVEQVIHYVPLAKDDKDLQRIIGGLIKRHIDYIQIDPYANAFNETDNDWHWNTTDETDMSPWVWERKFELDSICFSMRLAHAYWKETELTDIFDSGFKAAMRSIVELWKTEQRHFERSPYRFIRDNGIPTDSLRNDGLGMPINYTGMIWSGFRSSDDACDFHYNVPANMFAVVALRQMREIAEWVFRDMDFVKELKKLEDDVDHGIQLYGIYQHPEFGPIYAYETDGFGNYCLMDDAGTPGLMSIPYLGYTTADDQIYQNTRKFALSKHNPFYYEGTAAKGIGSPHTPPGYIWHMALSMQGITATSSEEKLALIAMLEATDADTGFMHEGFHSDDPTLFTRKWFAWSNSLFAQLVYQAMKDDIL; this is encoded by the coding sequence ATGGAGCAATTTAGATTACCGAAAATTTCAATGCCTGAGCTGCCGCTGCCGCAGTCCGTTCACGATGTGCTGAAGGAAGCAGAGCAGAAGCTAGCGCACCGCCCGAAGCTGCTGCAGCTGTTCAAAAACTGCTTTCCCAATACACTGGAAACGACGACGAAACTGATGGACGATGGCACTACCTTTGTGATCACAGGCGATATTCCTGCGATGTGGCTGCGCGATTCCGTAGAGCAAGTCATTCATTACGTTCCGCTTGCGAAGGATGATAAGGACTTGCAGCGCATCATTGGCGGTCTGATCAAGCGCCATATCGATTATATTCAAATCGATCCTTATGCGAATGCTTTTAATGAAACGGACAATGATTGGCACTGGAATACAACGGATGAGACGGACATGTCTCCTTGGGTGTGGGAGCGCAAATTCGAGCTTGATTCCATCTGCTTCTCGATGCGCCTTGCGCATGCTTACTGGAAGGAAACAGAGCTGACAGATATTTTTGATTCCGGCTTCAAGGCAGCAATGCGCAGCATCGTTGAGCTATGGAAGACGGAGCAGCGTCACTTCGAGCGTTCCCCATACCGTTTTATCCGTGATAACGGCATTCCGACAGACTCGCTTCGCAATGATGGCCTAGGCATGCCAATCAACTATACCGGCATGATCTGGTCGGGCTTCCGCTCGAGCGATGATGCTTGTGATTTCCACTATAACGTGCCTGCCAATATGTTCGCGGTAGTTGCGCTGCGTCAAATGAGAGAAATAGCGGAGTGGGTATTCCGTGACATGGATTTCGTAAAGGAGCTGAAAAAGCTCGAGGATGATGTCGATCATGGCATTCAGCTGTACGGTATTTATCAGCATCCGGAATTTGGACCTATCTATGCTTACGAGACAGATGGCTTCGGCAACTATTGCCTGATGGACGATGCAGGCACGCCCGGCTTGATGTCGATTCCTTATCTTGGCTATACGACTGCTGATGATCAGATCTATCAAAATACGAGAAAATTTGCTCTTAGCAAGCATAACCCGTTCTACTACGAAGGCACGGCAGCGAAAGGAATCGGCAGTCCGCATACGCCGCCTGGATACATTTGGCATATGGCTTTGTCGATGCAAGGGATTACGGCAACCAGCAGCGAAGAAAAGCTGGCTTTGATTGCGATGCTGGAAGCGACTGATGCGGATACAGGATTCATGCATGAGGGCTTTCATTCGGATGATCCAACTTTGTTCACGCGCAAATGGTTCGCATGGTCGAACAGCTTATTCGCACAGCTTGTTTATCAGGCGATGAAGGATGACATTCTATGA
- a CDS encoding ABC transporter permease subunit — protein sequence MGAIGRFLKDINKNTAMLIMVLPATVWFIFFSYLPMAGMIIAFKEYRYSRDGFLASIIESKWVGLQNFKFLFSTNDAYIITRNTVLYNIFFIVLGLVIAVAMAIMLAEITNKRLAKVYQTGMFLPYFLSWVIVGYFVFSFLSLDRGVVNQVFGWFGIDPVNWYSDPTYWPIIIVVVFLWKSVGYNSVIYLAAIMGIDKSLYEAAMIDGANKWQQIRNITIPMLTPLITILTLLAIGKIFYADFGLFYQVPRDSGTLYSVTNVIDTYVYRGLKTTGEIGMSTAAGLYQSLIGFVLVITSNGIVRKFNKDNALF from the coding sequence GTGGGAGCCATAGGGCGTTTTCTCAAAGATATTAACAAAAATACAGCGATGCTGATCATGGTATTGCCAGCTACAGTTTGGTTTATTTTCTTCTCTTACTTGCCAATGGCGGGTATGATTATCGCGTTTAAGGAATACCGTTATAGCCGAGATGGATTCTTGGCAAGCATTATCGAAAGCAAATGGGTTGGCTTGCAAAACTTTAAATTTCTATTCAGTACGAACGATGCTTACATCATAACGCGCAATACGGTGTTATATAACATATTCTTTATCGTGCTTGGGCTAGTCATTGCTGTTGCGATGGCGATTATGCTGGCAGAAATTACGAACAAAAGATTAGCAAAAGTATACCAAACTGGAATGTTTCTGCCGTACTTCCTGTCATGGGTTATCGTAGGCTACTTCGTATTCAGCTTCCTGAGCCTAGATCGGGGCGTTGTTAACCAAGTTTTCGGCTGGTTCGGTATTGATCCAGTGAACTGGTATTCAGATCCAACCTACTGGCCAATCATTATTGTAGTCGTGTTTCTTTGGAAATCGGTTGGCTATAACAGCGTGATCTACTTGGCGGCTATTATGGGTATCGACAAATCGCTTTATGAAGCAGCGATGATCGATGGTGCCAACAAATGGCAGCAAATTCGCAACATTACAATTCCGATGTTAACGCCACTTATTACCATATTGACGCTTTTGGCAATCGGGAAAATCTTTTACGCGGATTTTGGACTATTCTATCAGGTACCGCGCGATTCCGGAACGTTGTACAGCGTAACGAACGTTATCGACACTTATGTATATCGTGGTCTCAAAACGACCGGTGAAATCGGCATGAGTACGGCAGCAGGCCTGTATCAATCGCTTATCGGCTTCGTTCTTGTCATTACTTCGAACGGAATCGTTCGCAAATTCAACAAAGACAATGCTTTGTTCTAG
- a CDS encoding sensor histidine kinase — MKAGSLYDNYVKNNLFMKMILLFALITTVTIVTFSYFMFNVMSQSIIHNELGNQKKAMESVNSYITRKYESVQSMMLDVYRNEALSLHLSYFLQHPFDDYMKYQLDQYTNDANIDVAKGLDYFKNKLDNDDDIENLLLYSSEKQFLFAYKQGHVSKLISTNASRSYIPDAMALENSMMSVPNAWVRNAINQHDPKLFAMRVPITDKNSLKNLGQLLVYFNSDRIKQALESYKEQLKGYILVLGPTGEVLFDSSDRYYGIRYPYADKIEALYDTVMLEEESHVTTLTQTQAGYLVVGVASKAEVAAAYQGLKHTIALISAICIIVVLLLPVLVVTNFAKRTNKIIRFMRKVENGDLSARIQDDKEDELGQISRSFNDMLGELTRHIDRVYKAEIKQKHTELAALQARVNPHFLYNTLEVIRMRAVSQGAKDVGEMIYSLSVLFKSFVQPKGENTLKEELETSRLYLELFRIRYKDKLSYEILCDDCLAGKNIMRMALQPIIENYVVHGLQPRRSDNHIRISVYEAEGRVRIQAEDNGIGIEPKRLETIRQSLDSVEEVGDSFGLRSVHERLKLLYGTDYGLDITSTLGVGTIVTIEFPSEEEAQHV; from the coding sequence TTGAAGGCTGGAAGCTTGTACGACAACTATGTCAAAAATAATCTTTTTATGAAAATGATTCTGTTGTTCGCTCTCATTACGACCGTAACGATCGTGACCTTTTCTTATTTTATGTTTAATGTAATGTCACAATCGATCATCCACAATGAGCTCGGAAATCAGAAAAAAGCGATGGAAAGCGTTAATAGCTACATTACTCGCAAATATGAATCGGTACAATCGATGATGCTGGATGTGTATAGGAATGAGGCGCTGTCGCTTCATCTCTCCTATTTTTTGCAGCATCCGTTCGATGATTACATGAAATATCAATTGGATCAGTATACCAACGATGCTAATATTGATGTGGCTAAGGGACTCGATTATTTTAAAAATAAGCTGGATAACGATGATGATATCGAGAATTTGCTGCTGTACAGCTCGGAGAAGCAATTTTTATTCGCTTATAAGCAGGGGCATGTGAGCAAATTAATTTCAACTAACGCCTCGCGTTCTTATATTCCAGATGCGATGGCGCTTGAGAATAGCATGATGTCTGTACCTAATGCTTGGGTTCGTAATGCGATTAATCAGCATGATCCGAAGCTCTTCGCAATGCGCGTGCCGATCACGGACAAAAATTCATTAAAAAATTTAGGCCAGCTTCTTGTTTATTTTAATTCCGATCGCATTAAGCAAGCGCTTGAGAGCTATAAGGAGCAATTAAAAGGATACATTCTCGTGCTTGGGCCTACTGGCGAGGTCTTGTTCGACTCCTCTGACCGCTACTATGGAATCCGTTATCCCTATGCGGATAAAATCGAAGCGCTGTATGATACCGTAATGCTTGAAGAGGAATCGCATGTGACGACACTTACTCAAACTCAAGCGGGTTACCTAGTCGTCGGCGTAGCTTCGAAGGCAGAGGTTGCCGCCGCTTATCAGGGGCTGAAGCACACCATTGCATTGATTAGCGCGATTTGTATTATTGTGGTGCTGCTCTTGCCTGTTTTGGTCGTCACGAATTTTGCGAAACGAACGAATAAAATTATCCGCTTCATGCGCAAGGTGGAGAATGGCGACTTGTCAGCACGTATTCAAGATGATAAGGAAGACGAGCTCGGACAAATATCCCGCAGCTTTAATGATATGCTTGGCGAGCTCACCCGCCATATCGACCGCGTATATAAAGCGGAAATCAAGCAGAAGCATACGGAGCTTGCTGCGCTGCAGGCAAGGGTCAACCCTCACTTTTTGTACAATACGCTGGAAGTGATTCGCATGCGTGCTGTATCGCAAGGGGCGAAGGATGTAGGTGAGATGATCTATAGCCTGTCCGTTCTGTTCAAAAGCTTCGTTCAGCCTAAAGGCGAAAATACGCTTAAGGAAGAGCTTGAGACCTCGCGTCTTTATTTGGAGCTGTTCCGCATTCGTTACAAGGATAAGCTATCCTACGAGATTTTATGCGACGATTGCTTGGCTGGAAAAAATATAATGCGCATGGCGCTCCAGCCGATTATAGAAAATTACGTTGTGCACGGTCTCCAGCCCCGCAGATCGGATAATCATATTCGAATAAGCGTCTATGAGGCAGAAGGACGAGTCCGCATTCAGGCGGAGGATAATGGTATCGGAATTGAGCCCAAGCGGCTCGAGACGATCCGTCAATCGCTTGATTCCGTGGAGGAGGTTGGTGATTCCTTCGGCTTGCGCAGCGTGCATGAGCGGTTGAAGCTGCTTTATGGAACGGACTATGGCCTTGATATTACAAGCACGCTAGGCGTTGGAACGATCGTAACGATTGAGTTTCCAAGCGAGGAGGAAGCACAGCATGTATAG
- a CDS encoding ABC transporter substrate-binding protein: MNKKRRFIPALALMLVMSIVLSACGGSKNESAEGTAEKPVELIWYTIGTPQKDVDKVMAEVSKYTAEKIGVTVKMNMIDWGDYAQKLQVMTASGEAVDIMFTASWAFDYVQNARKGAFMQIDDLLKEHGQGIVDTLDPAFLEGSKIDGHNYGIPANKELPAQEVWRFNKQYVDKYNLDISKVYTFESLEPMLKIIKENEPGVYPFAVDKNQMPYVPYDYVIEKLPMAVKLDTTDFKIVNVLETPEMKQILNTMHKYYKAGYIPTEAATMDSMTDVQTTGKWFADRATSQPFADNLWSASYGYPVVSTPASDALIYNWSVMGSMQAISANSKYPEKAMEFLNLLNTDPVLRNMVDSGIEGVHYKKASDNVMDNLDESKNYDMPTFSLGNVLLTYLNTTDPTNKWEEFQKFNDAGTEAPLLGFNFDTSKVTTEIASVNNVREEFWAALMTGTVDPETYLTRANDKFKAAGLEKIMAEAQRQLDEWRAANK; this comes from the coding sequence ATGAATAAGAAAAGAAGATTTATACCAGCGCTTGCGCTGATGCTGGTCATGTCCATCGTGCTTAGCGCCTGCGGGGGCAGCAAAAACGAGAGCGCGGAAGGCACTGCCGAAAAACCGGTAGAGCTGATCTGGTACACGATTGGTACGCCTCAAAAAGATGTAGACAAGGTTATGGCTGAAGTTAGTAAATATACAGCTGAAAAAATCGGCGTTACCGTTAAAATGAACATGATCGATTGGGGCGACTACGCACAGAAGCTGCAAGTAATGACAGCATCCGGCGAAGCGGTAGACATTATGTTTACAGCCTCATGGGCATTCGACTACGTTCAAAATGCTAGAAAAGGCGCCTTCATGCAAATCGATGATCTGCTCAAAGAGCATGGACAAGGCATCGTCGACACGCTTGATCCGGCATTCTTGGAAGGCTCTAAGATCGATGGACATAACTACGGCATTCCAGCTAACAAGGAGCTGCCTGCTCAAGAGGTATGGCGCTTCAACAAGCAGTATGTAGACAAATACAATCTGGACATTTCGAAAGTTTACACGTTTGAAAGCCTAGAGCCTATGCTCAAAATCATTAAAGAAAATGAGCCAGGCGTATATCCATTTGCCGTTGATAAAAACCAAATGCCATACGTACCTTACGACTACGTAATCGAGAAGCTGCCTATGGCTGTGAAACTTGATACGACGGACTTCAAAATCGTCAACGTACTAGAGACACCTGAAATGAAACAAATTTTGAACACGATGCACAAGTACTACAAAGCAGGCTACATCCCGACTGAAGCCGCTACTATGGATTCGATGACAGATGTTCAAACGACAGGCAAATGGTTCGCTGACCGTGCGACATCGCAGCCTTTCGCTGACAACCTTTGGTCGGCAAGCTACGGCTACCCAGTCGTATCCACGCCAGCAAGCGATGCACTTATCTATAACTGGTCTGTAATGGGCTCTATGCAAGCAATTTCAGCTAACTCGAAATACCCAGAGAAAGCAATGGAATTCTTGAACCTGCTTAACACAGATCCTGTACTTCGCAACATGGTTGATTCAGGCATCGAAGGCGTTCACTACAAGAAAGCAAGCGACAATGTGATGGATAATCTTGATGAATCCAAAAACTATGATATGCCAACCTTTTCGCTGGGTAATGTTTTGCTCACTTACTTGAACACAACGGATCCTACGAACAAATGGGAAGAGTTCCAGAAGTTTAACGATGCAGGAACAGAAGCTCCGCTTCTAGGCTTCAACTTCGATACGTCGAAGGTAACAACGGAAATCGCGTCCGTAAACAACGTGAGGGAAGAATTCTGGGCGGCACTTATGACAGGAACTGTTGATCCTGAAACCTATCTGACGCGTGCGAATGATAAATTTAAGGCAGCTGGACTTGAAAAAATCATGGCTGAGGCTCAGCGTCAGCTTGACGAGTGGAGAGCCGCGAACAAGTAA
- a CDS encoding carbohydrate ABC transporter permease: MSAQTTKGRDFHRLTPAWNIIFHSVAGIFALICVFPFLFVTVISFTDESTLAKNGYQLFPEKWSFEAYSYLFKAGDQLLRSYGVTIAVTVIGTVIGVVFTALFAYAISRHSFKYRNFFAFFAFFTMLFNGGLVPTYIIVTQLLGLKDSIWALILPLAVNAFYIMILRTFFSTMVPDAIIESGKIDGAGEFGIFFKLVLPLSLPGLATIGLFSTLGYWNDWFNALLYINTPNLVPLQSMLMRIENSMQFIMQNSQNASLSVGVLQSMPQDTSRMAMVVLATGPIVFAYPFFQRYFIQGLTVGAVKE; encoded by the coding sequence GTGTCCGCTCAAACGACGAAAGGCCGCGATTTTCATAGGCTGACGCCAGCTTGGAATATCATTTTTCATTCTGTAGCCGGTATTTTTGCATTAATATGCGTATTTCCTTTTTTATTCGTTACGGTAATCTCCTTTACGGATGAGTCAACGCTTGCCAAGAATGGCTATCAGCTGTTCCCGGAAAAATGGAGCTTTGAGGCTTACAGCTATTTGTTTAAAGCTGGAGATCAGTTGCTCCGCTCCTATGGGGTAACGATTGCTGTTACGGTTATTGGTACGGTTATCGGTGTTGTATTTACGGCACTATTTGCTTATGCCATCTCGCGCCACAGCTTTAAATATCGTAACTTTTTCGCTTTCTTCGCCTTTTTTACGATGCTGTTTAACGGTGGCCTTGTACCGACTTATATTATTGTCACGCAGCTTCTTGGACTTAAAGATTCGATTTGGGCACTAATATTGCCGCTTGCGGTCAACGCATTTTATATTATGATTTTGCGTACGTTCTTCTCAACTATGGTACCGGATGCTATTATCGAATCAGGTAAAATAGACGGCGCTGGAGAGTTTGGCATCTTCTTTAAGCTGGTGCTGCCTTTGTCGCTTCCAGGTCTTGCTACCATTGGTTTGTTCAGCACGCTCGGGTATTGGAACGATTGGTTCAATGCGCTGCTGTATATTAACACGCCGAATTTAGTGCCGCTGCAATCGATGCTGATGCGGATTGAAAATAGTATGCAATTTATTATGCAAAACTCACAAAATGCTTCGCTCAGCGTAGGTGTGCTGCAGTCGATGCCGCAGGATACATCGCGTATGGCGATGGTGGTGCTTGCAACCGGTCCAATCGTATTCGCTTATCCGTTCTTCCAAAGATATTTCATTCAAGGTTTGACGGTTGGTGCCGTTAAAGAATAA
- a CDS encoding response regulator transcription factor has protein sequence MYRVFLVDDEPFIIEGLYDIIDWSAYGLEIVGSAENGQDALEALKESAADILLTDISMPIMDGLTLIREARKFRPDLKVIILSGYNEFDYIKSGLRLGVENYLLKPINIDELQETLVGTIDKLNTTRPDRLFSDYDIRILRDNILYRWLTGRIAPNELSERADILDIRLDAPYLITAILRTENQFEPSYEAAQRLAVQDPSMLPFVDIDGDLVIVFMLDDPAAGKEKAISILENMQKRLAPSPMRISLGSVEAIGEGAPRSYAHAKKAQEYFLLMDEPAILDYGLLSEKNDIVNIEAKPLDWSSYSKFIKAKDLESLHAAIDADFELYQALEGVTPAYIQSMAIELMIRFKMELKEIKQADQPELYKAGFVQMMQAETIEGLVSVVKEAARLTVDSLMRDVKSPIIQQLLGYVHENYAQALSLKSLSQQYNIHPVYLGHLFQKETSETFTEYINKYRIGKAKEMLKETQLKVQEIAMKVGYWETGYFYKQFKKHVGISPTDYKGLL, from the coding sequence ATGTATAGAGTGTTCTTAGTAGACGACGAGCCGTTCATCATCGAGGGTCTTTACGATATTATTGACTGGTCGGCATACGGCCTAGAAATTGTAGGCTCCGCGGAAAATGGACAGGATGCGCTAGAGGCGCTCAAGGAATCAGCGGCGGACATTTTGTTGACGGACATTTCGATGCCGATCATGGATGGCCTAACCTTAATTCGTGAAGCTCGTAAATTCCGACCTGATTTGAAGGTTATTATTTTGAGCGGCTACAATGAATTTGATTATATTAAGTCGGGGCTGAGGCTTGGCGTCGAAAACTATTTGCTCAAGCCGATCAATATCGACGAGCTTCAGGAGACGCTTGTGGGTACGATCGACAAGCTGAATACGACGAGACCAGACCGACTTTTTAGCGATTATGATATTCGCATTCTTAGGGATAATATATTGTATCGCTGGTTAACCGGACGCATAGCGCCAAATGAGCTGAGCGAACGGGCCGATATACTGGACATTCGTTTAGATGCGCCGTATCTCATCACCGCGATTTTGCGGACGGAGAATCAATTTGAGCCCTCTTATGAGGCTGCGCAGCGGCTCGCCGTTCAAGACCCGTCGATGCTGCCTTTTGTCGATATTGATGGCGATCTCGTTATTGTCTTTATGCTTGATGATCCTGCGGCCGGCAAAGAAAAGGCGATAAGCATTCTTGAGAATATGCAAAAAAGGCTTGCGCCCAGTCCCATGCGAATTTCGCTCGGCAGCGTGGAGGCAATAGGCGAAGGTGCGCCAAGAAGCTATGCCCATGCGAAGAAGGCGCAGGAGTATTTTCTGTTGATGGACGAGCCGGCTATTTTGGATTATGGCTTGCTGTCAGAGAAGAATGACATTGTCAATATAGAGGCTAAGCCGCTGGATTGGTCATCCTACTCGAAGTTTATTAAGGCCAAGGATTTGGAAAGCCTGCACGCGGCGATTGATGCAGATTTTGAGTTGTATCAAGCGCTTGAAGGCGTTACGCCGGCTTATATTCAGAGCATGGCTATTGAGCTGATGATTCGGTTCAAGATGGAGCTGAAAGAAATCAAACAGGCAGACCAGCCAGAGCTGTACAAAGCAGGCTTCGTGCAGATGATGCAGGCCGAGACGATTGAAGGCTTGGTGTCAGTGGTCAAGGAAGCAGCGAGGTTAACAGTGGATTCGCTTATGCGCGACGTGAAAAGTCCGATTATTCAGCAACTGCTGGGCTATGTACATGAAAACTACGCGCAGGCGTTGTCGTTAAAATCGCTAAGCCAGCAATACAATATTCATCCCGTCTATCTTGGTCATCTGTTCCAGAAGGAAACGAGTGAAACGTTCACTGAATATATTAACAAATATCGAATCGGCAAGGCCAAGGAAATGCTGAAAGAAACGCAACTAAAGGTACAGGAAATTGCCATGAAGGTAGGCTACTGGGAAACTGGGTATTTTTACAAGCAATTCAAAAAACATGTTGGAATTTCACCCACCGACTATAAAGGACTGCTCTAA